The following proteins are encoded in a genomic region of Sorangiineae bacterium MSr12523:
- a CDS encoding fused MFS/spermidine synthase, producing the protein MIRSGLFRSYCYLLAFGGGFSVMLLEMCAFRVLQTNFGSSIYVTGVLLALIMIALSAGYYLGGAISKRSSSLGVLFLQLVGAVLYAALVDGVLAEPVLDWSFGLRKAMPNLLAAQSIPPSVATFILYFVPMIILSQISPYLIKVMSVVAARDAKDASVTSEAAVGATSGNLMAISTIGSIVGTLLPSFVLIPHFGVGGTMRVFKLFIVLLLVLGWAVAASRQRALMAITAAVSIIALVIAPRPAMSSEPVQENQRTLVFESESHYGNVKVFRELDGDGDEELVLMPWRGYEHSQVHPKKPLKNQFTTAHINVGVVRGAKKYLLLGTALGGVASALMDLDPSVEVTAVEIDPLLVDLAKKYAPRLENPHVKFVVDDARVFLRETQETYDYIIADIFAGEQVPVHCISLEFWQLVKKRLAPHGVLHMNTNLMDNYVPDGLAEEEAFSASRHLQSSLLHAGFASLFQSEFFLHGHLYAFAEPTEPAALRAELADYARVENHSTDVRASAALAALTLVPVPDGRRAVRPFSDAWVPDHLLHLKQNFGGHLKSIVHAKDKPAWAEFEHRTDLHAIVARHYVEFASSDGPTVDALQRYMKGPGGTRYCEDVERWMNQSQESPYPDLAKYFHTLALEDCHAKIVEEKHATGPFARYLDAAWNISENRAAAALPSLLEMSNSLRRM; encoded by the coding sequence GGCGTGCTGCTCGCTCTGATCATGATTGCGCTCTCCGCGGGCTATTACCTCGGAGGTGCCATTTCCAAGCGCTCTTCGTCGCTGGGCGTGCTGTTCCTTCAACTCGTGGGCGCGGTGCTTTACGCGGCTCTCGTCGATGGCGTGCTCGCCGAACCGGTCCTCGATTGGTCCTTCGGCCTGCGAAAGGCCATGCCGAACCTGTTGGCGGCGCAATCGATTCCGCCGTCGGTGGCGACGTTCATTCTGTATTTCGTGCCGATGATCATCTTGAGTCAGATATCGCCTTATCTGATCAAGGTCATGTCCGTCGTGGCGGCGCGCGATGCGAAGGATGCGAGCGTCACAAGTGAGGCCGCCGTGGGCGCCACCAGCGGCAATTTGATGGCCATTTCGACCATCGGGAGCATCGTGGGCACGTTGTTGCCGTCGTTCGTGCTGATTCCGCACTTCGGCGTGGGCGGTACGATGCGAGTTTTCAAGCTTTTCATCGTGTTGTTGCTCGTGCTGGGGTGGGCGGTCGCGGCAAGCCGGCAGCGCGCGCTCATGGCGATCACCGCCGCGGTCTCCATCATCGCGCTGGTGATTGCACCGCGCCCCGCGATGTCGAGCGAGCCGGTACAGGAGAATCAGCGCACGCTCGTCTTCGAGTCGGAGTCGCACTACGGCAACGTCAAAGTCTTTCGGGAGCTCGACGGAGATGGCGACGAGGAGCTGGTGCTCATGCCCTGGCGCGGGTACGAGCACTCGCAGGTGCACCCCAAAAAGCCGCTCAAGAATCAGTTCACCACCGCGCACATCAACGTGGGCGTCGTACGGGGCGCGAAGAAGTACCTGTTGCTCGGCACCGCCCTCGGTGGCGTTGCCTCCGCCCTGATGGACCTCGACCCCAGCGTGGAGGTGACCGCAGTGGAAATCGACCCGTTGCTCGTCGATTTGGCCAAGAAATACGCTCCGCGGCTGGAGAATCCCCATGTGAAGTTCGTCGTCGACGATGCGCGCGTCTTTTTGCGTGAGACCCAGGAGACGTACGACTACATCATCGCGGACATCTTCGCCGGCGAGCAGGTGCCGGTGCACTGCATCTCCCTGGAGTTCTGGCAGCTCGTCAAAAAGCGCCTCGCGCCCCACGGCGTCCTGCACATGAATACGAACCTCATGGACAACTACGTTCCGGACGGGTTGGCCGAGGAAGAAGCCTTTTCCGCGTCGCGGCATCTTCAGTCATCGTTGCTCCACGCAGGGTTTGCCTCGCTTTTTCAAAGCGAGTTCTTTCTGCACGGGCACCTTTACGCCTTTGCCGAGCCCACGGAGCCCGCCGCCCTGCGCGCCGAGTTGGCCGATTACGCACGCGTGGAGAATCACTCCACCGACGTGCGCGCATCGGCGGCGCTGGCGGCGCTCACCTTGGTTCCCGTTCCGGATGGGCGCCGGGCCGTGCGACCGTTTTCCGATGCGTGGGTGCCCGACCATCTTCTGCATCTCAAACAGAATTTCGGCGGTCATTTGAAGTCGATTGTCCACGCGAAGGACAAGCCCGCGTGGGCCGAGTTCGAGCACCGGACCGATCTTCACGCCATCGTTGCGCGGCACTATGTCGAATTCGCCTCATCGGATGGACCGACGGTGGATGCGCTCCAGCGGTACATGAAGGGCCCCGGCGGTACTCGGTATTGCGAGGATGTGGAGCGCTGGATGAATCAATCGCAGGAATCGCCGTATCCTGATTTGGCAAAGTACTTTCACACCCTGGCGCTGGAAGATTGCCACGCGAAGATCGTCGAGGAAAAACACGCCACCGGGCCGTTCGCACGGTATCTGGACGCCGCGTGGAACATCTCGGAGAACCGCGCGGCCGCCGCGCTTCCGAGTTTGTTGGAAATGAGCAATTCACTTCGTCGCATGTAG
- a CDS encoding ester cyclase, translated as MFDLDAAKSLIFGTFNGAPPASGAEFSPQVATSAAIFGFPPLPPGIGGLQFLVGFFRSAFPDLVFECTKTVGQGSSLACRWVARGTHGGRLFNIHPTGRPVQFSGSFVFSVSQGKVVSLQIEAGLLELVPQLGMAPSFGAQNQTNQTGGHVDAAR; from the coding sequence ATGTTCGATCTAGATGCTGCAAAATCGTTGATCTTTGGCACGTTCAACGGAGCTCCGCCGGCCTCTGGCGCGGAGTTTTCGCCTCAGGTTGCCACCAGCGCTGCCATCTTTGGATTTCCGCCGCTGCCGCCGGGAATCGGCGGGCTTCAATTCTTGGTTGGCTTTTTCCGTTCAGCCTTTCCGGATCTCGTCTTCGAGTGCACCAAGACGGTAGGGCAGGGCTCCAGCCTGGCTTGCCGGTGGGTGGCGCGGGGCACGCACGGAGGGCGCCTTTTCAACATTCATCCCACGGGGCGGCCCGTCCAGTTTTCGGGGTCGTTCGTCTTTTCCGTGAGCCAGGGCAAGGTGGTCAGCCTGCAGATCGAAGCGGGGCTTTTGGAACTCGTTCCGCAATTGGGCATGGCTCCCTCGTTCGGTGCGCAAAACCAGACAAATCAGACTGGAGGTCACGTCGATGCTGCTCGGTGA